In Candidatus Neomarinimicrobiota bacterium, a single window of DNA contains:
- the mrdA gene encoding penicillin-binding protein 2 produces MLKSEIRVPRVKRRVADGVVMVLLSVLVARLYYLQVYRHEKFQELADYNRIRPVTIHAPRGLILDRDGRVLASNRFVYTISVIRDELVDEETEFEMIARYLDVPAGEIEANLNKYYRDRFLPAMVSREVSFRNLSLIEEHRDDLPGVIYSKFPVRRYSNKAEVNASHILGYLREISREELDRHDGEDYAPGDFSGAHGIEKRYDSRLRGKKGSLFLQVDALGREVGPVKERDPIPAEPGENIYLTIDARLQGYVERLLRDRTGAAVVLNAASGEVLALVSMPDYPLDDFAGFIEMDTWAKHSDNESRPLFNRSVSGLYPPGSAIKPITAIMALENGLVDLDWTVTCTGEYLYGDRIFGCWVPEGHGKVNLMDAITESCNIYFYHLIQKADLDTWFRYARLFGFGQKTGIDLPEENSGIAPNTTFMNDKYGENSWSGGHLLNVAIGQGDVLVTPIQMARFMATVAMRGFERRPRLTLEERSSEKETEGNRMELEESTWDIIQRAMWNVLNSPKGTAFSSRVPGGEIDFFGKTGTSENPHGEPHAWFIGFARKGEETIAFSTLVEHGGKGGSTAAPLARRIVEHYFGADSLKVAIK; encoded by the coding sequence ATGTTGAAGAGTGAAATCCGTGTCCCCAGGGTCAAGAGAAGGGTGGCCGACGGAGTGGTCATGGTTTTGCTCTCCGTTCTGGTGGCAAGACTCTACTACTTGCAGGTATACCGCCATGAAAAGTTTCAGGAGCTCGCGGATTACAATCGTATCCGTCCTGTGACTATACATGCACCCCGAGGGCTGATCCTGGATCGAGACGGACGGGTTCTCGCTTCAAATCGATTCGTCTATACCATTTCCGTCATCAGGGACGAACTTGTGGACGAAGAGACAGAGTTCGAAATGATTGCGAGGTATCTGGATGTCCCTGCAGGTGAGATTGAGGCAAATTTGAACAAGTACTACCGGGATCGATTCCTTCCAGCGATGGTTTCCCGGGAGGTATCCTTTAGGAATCTGAGTCTGATTGAAGAACATCGCGACGACTTGCCTGGCGTCATTTATTCCAAATTCCCTGTGCGACGGTATTCCAATAAGGCCGAGGTGAATGCGTCTCATATTTTGGGATATCTGAGGGAGATCAGTCGAGAGGAACTGGATCGACATGATGGGGAGGACTATGCTCCTGGCGATTTCTCTGGGGCCCATGGCATTGAAAAGCGGTACGATTCCAGGCTCAGAGGGAAAAAGGGTTCTCTTTTTCTGCAGGTCGACGCCCTGGGAAGGGAAGTGGGGCCTGTGAAGGAGAGAGATCCAATACCTGCAGAACCGGGTGAAAACATATACCTCACCATCGATGCCCGTCTACAGGGTTACGTCGAACGTCTCCTGAGAGATAGGACCGGAGCCGCGGTGGTTCTTAACGCTGCCTCAGGTGAGGTGCTGGCCTTGGTAAGCATGCCGGACTATCCCCTTGACGATTTTGCAGGATTCATTGAAATGGATACGTGGGCTAAGCACTCCGATAATGAATCGAGGCCCCTTTTCAATCGATCGGTATCGGGACTTTATCCTCCAGGATCGGCGATAAAACCTATCACCGCCATCATGGCCCTGGAAAACGGTCTGGTGGACCTCGATTGGACGGTGACATGCACGGGCGAATATCTCTACGGCGATCGGATATTCGGGTGTTGGGTTCCAGAGGGGCACGGCAAGGTGAACCTGATGGACGCAATTACCGAGTCCTGCAACATCTATTTCTACCATCTGATTCAAAAAGCCGACCTGGACACATGGTTCCGCTATGCACGGCTTTTTGGCTTCGGACAAAAGACTGGAATAGACTTGCCCGAGGAGAATAGCGGCATCGCTCCAAACACAACGTTTATGAACGACAAGTACGGCGAGAATAGTTGGTCGGGGGGCCATTTACTGAACGTGGCCATCGGACAGGGCGACGTCCTTGTCACACCCATTCAAATGGCCCGTTTCATGGCTACGGTTGCCATGCGTGGATTTGAAAGAAGACCCCGACTTACTCTTGAGGAAAGGTCCTCGGAGAAGGAGACTGAAGGGAATAGGATGGAATTGGAGGAATCGACTTGGGATATTATACAGAGGGCCATGTGGAACGTGCTGAACAGTCCTAAGGGTACGGCGTTCTCAAGCAGGGTGCCGGGTGGGGAGATCGATTTCTTTGGAAAGACAGGCACCTCCGAGAACCCCCACGGCGAACCTCATGCGTGGTTCATAGGTTTTGCCAGGAAAGGAGAAGAAACGATAGCGTTTTCGACACTCGTTGAGCATGGCGGCAAGGGAGGATCTACGGCCGCCCCTCTGGCCAGGAGGATTGTAGAGCACTATTTTGGAGCCGACAGCCTGAAGGTGGCAATCAAATGA
- the mreD gene encoding rod shape-determining protein MreD: MNWRRTLFLGLGVFLTQLFLSELMTIRGIRPDFLLIFVMYMAMQKGSPTGVVTGFVIGFLEDLLSAGSLFGLASLTKSLSGFLLGRLHGRYPRMSPVVFHVAWVSIVLIHFFLYIYVRFQSVYNSSKFEFWVTWLFTVIYTLVFVGIVQVIVPLHRIQPEE, translated from the coding sequence ATGAACTGGCGAAGGACACTTTTTCTGGGCCTGGGCGTTTTTCTCACGCAGCTCTTCCTTTCCGAATTGATGACAATCAGAGGGATCAGACCCGATTTTCTGCTCATTTTTGTGATGTATATGGCCATGCAAAAAGGAAGTCCGACGGGTGTCGTGACGGGATTCGTTATCGGGTTTCTTGAAGATCTGTTGAGTGCGGGTTCGCTTTTCGGTCTGGCATCCCTGACGAAGTCCCTCTCCGGCTTCCTCCTCGGTCGACTGCACGGGAGGTATCCCAGAATGAGTCCGGTGGTTTTTCACGTAGCCTGGGTGTCGATCGTCCTCATCCATTTCTTTTTGTATATTTACGTGAGGTTTCAGAGCGTCTACAATTCCTCCAAATTTGAATTTTGGGTCACCTGGCTGTTCACTGTGATTTACACACTCGTCTTCGTTGGGATCGTGCAGGTGATTGTTCCTCTTCATAGAATCCAGCCGGAAGAATAG
- the mreC gene encoding rod shape-determining protein MreC: MRRFIGFLHERRDYVVLIISIGFSLYFLSSDESSEVQIIRGKANSFFSVLYRPILWVRGINELRTENELLRDKTVQLGLLNSTLLKYKYENDRLREMLNYRRKSQLSLIPARVVGKGISPMVSSISIDVGRDQGVRKNMSVLSIRGVVGKTVSVGNKTSTVQIMTDYNFRLSVKFEESGATGILRWKDQGVFEIWEVPETVEPRIGERILTSGYSNIFPEDLPVGEVIGFVDFPDLLETVVLARAYTDFGVLEHVFVAGKVGG; encoded by the coding sequence ATGCGTAGGTTCATCGGTTTTCTTCATGAACGTCGTGATTACGTCGTCCTGATTATCAGCATCGGTTTCTCCCTCTATTTCCTCTCTTCAGACGAGTCCTCGGAAGTTCAGATCATTCGTGGCAAGGCCAACAGCTTTTTCTCGGTACTGTATCGCCCCATCCTTTGGGTAAGAGGGATTAACGAGTTGCGGACGGAAAATGAATTACTCCGGGATAAAACCGTACAACTCGGACTGCTGAATTCCACGCTTCTCAAGTATAAATACGAGAACGACCGCCTCCGGGAAATGCTCAACTACAGACGGAAAAGTCAGTTGAGTCTCATCCCGGCGCGCGTTGTCGGCAAAGGAATTTCTCCTATGGTCTCCTCCATTTCCATCGACGTGGGGAGGGATCAGGGAGTGAGAAAGAACATGTCAGTGTTGAGCATAAGAGGTGTCGTGGGGAAAACAGTATCGGTAGGCAATAAGACGTCCACGGTCCAGATCATGACGGACTACAATTTCCGACTCAGCGTGAAATTTGAAGAGTCAGGAGCCACGGGAATTCTCAGATGGAAGGACCAAGGTGTGTTCGAAATCTGGGAGGTTCCCGAAACAGTGGAGCCGAGAATAGGGGAAAGGATTCTCACCTCAGGTTATAGCAACATTTTTCCAGAGGATCTGCCAGTGGGTGAAGTGATAGGGTTTGTCGATTTCCCAGATCTGCTTGAGACGGTTGTTCTTGCCCGGGCCTACACCGATTTCGGAGTACTGGAGCACGTGTTCGTGGCCGGAAAAGTGGGGGGATGA